The Candidatus Niyogibacteria bacterium CG10_big_fil_rev_8_21_14_0_10_46_36 genome includes the window ACCGCGGATACTCCACAAATCACCGGACGAACAAGTAGAGATGACCTTTGAGGGATTTGGCGACCTGCTCCCTGGGAGAGATATGTGGTTTGCGGGCATTGGAGAACGCACCACACAAGAAGCAGTGGAATATGTTTCAAAACAATTTGGACTTGAGGAAAAAAAACCAATCGCCTATCTCCGCCTGGTGAATCCCTATTTCTATCACTTGGATACCTGCTTACTGTCGCTTCGATACACAAACCACTTGATATATTACCCAGGTGCATTTGATAAGCGCACGATAGGATTTTTACGAACCCTTGAGTGCGAGCGCTATGAGGTAAGCGAACATCTCGCAAAAGATTATCTTATCTGTAACAGCGTTCCATTTGGCAAGATTGTTATCCTGAATGCGCCTTTCGGAGGAATTTCAGAAAAATCTATGCTGAGAAGCGCTCAGGGCATCCTCCTCTCAAAAACGGACAGGCGTTTCAGGGAAATAAAAGAACGCTCACACGAATATGCGGATTTTATCGAATATCTATGGAGTGTGGGGTACGGAACAATACCTGCATACACCTCAGAGGTCCGCAAAGATGGTGCCGGCATTTTCTGTCTCTCAAATTTTGTACACCTCTAAAAACAAAAATCCCCTTTCGTAAGGGGATTTTATTATGTCCGCTCAGTAGGAATCGAACCTACAACCGTCTCCTTAAGAGGGAGCTGCTCTGCCTGATTGAGCTATGAGCGGGAATACTATGTGTGCCGGTCGGCAAGCACGAATGCTCCAAACGAGTATGGTTTCACCGCGGCCTCAAAGCCGTACCCCTTCACCATTCCGACAACCGTATCTATCAATTCTCGCGTAGGACCATTCTCTCCAACATCAAGATGGACTGTCAATTGATTGTTCCAAAAAAACTCTTCTCCCAATTTATCCTTTAACGCGCTCCGCAGCTCTTGGGTAAATGCGATAGAACGCATTGTTTCTTTAAATATTCTGTTCTGCAGAGTGCCGCATTTTTCGGGCAAGGAACGAGACCAGAAATATCGGCCGCCGTTTCCTATCCGCAAAATGCCGACCGCAGTAACAAAACAAACTTCTTTTTCTGCACGGGAATCACTGCCGACTACGATATGATAATGCGCATCAGGTTTATGGTAAATGTACGCAATCAGTTCATCTACCAACTGCTCAAAGTTGAAGTTGCCTGCGTGGTTATGGAACTGAAGATTCGTCATATACTTCTATTATAAAAGAGTGCTCTGCACATCGGAATGAAGCTGATAATCGTTATTGGTGCGCTTCGCGCGGAGAATCCTGTCAATCTTAAATACGCGATTTCCTCTGCGGAGATGGCAATATCCCTCAACGGTTGCCGCGTCTAACGCGTAGATATCAACCAGGCGGGTATTTCGCGAATCGCCTCCATCCTGGGGATTTTTTGTAACATAATCTATCTCGACGCTCTTGCGCGACTCTAACGCGCTCTTCAATACCTGGAACACATCCCCCTGAAAATCCTCCCCCCATCGGACCGGAATGGATATCTCCCCCATAGCATCCCGCGAGACAAATTTAATATGACCGTGCTCTTTACCGTATTGGTATAACTCTTTGGTTACTTTTACGTCTTGGACACAATAATCTTTTACTTCCTGGATGCGCCCCTCCCGGAACCATTGCAGCGCCTGCAATCCGTCGGCGCTCTTGGAAATATTCAGAGTTGTGCGCGCCAAATTATCAAGCGACACGCGAAAGCCGACCCCCTGTACGACATCATCCATCATATCAAGCATGGGAATCTCCTTGAGATTTATTGATGTATACGGCTGTAAAACCGGAATATCAAATCCTTTGATGTTAAACCCGACCAAAAGATCCGTGGCTTTTATCATCTCCTCAAATTTCGGCAACTCATGCTCCTCAAACACATGATACGAGCCGTCATGGGATGTGTATGCAGCAAGAACAGAAATGCCAAGCTTATGAACAAAATCGCGGCCACCCACTTCCGCGAATTCCTTTTTTGTTTCTATATCAAAAACAACAGTATTTTCCATAATATAAAAATGATTATAGCACAAAAATAGAAATAAAAAAGGCCTTGTGGGCCTTCCTGTACTGCTCCCTCGAGCGGCTTAGAACGGAACATCAATCGCAAAGATGCCCGCACCCATGATGAAAAGTGCAAGTGAAATTACGAGAAGCGTAAGCTCAAACTCCCAGCCGTTTGCAAATCCCTTTTTGCGCGCGACCAACGCAATCGCAAAAAACATATTGATTGCCATCAAAAGCGCTATCAGCTGGACAAACAGCCCCACAATAAGAAATATTCCTCCGAAAAACTCAAGCGCACCGATGAAAATCACCCAAGCTGCAGCGGGGCGAAGCCCCAAACTTTGGAAAAAATCTTTTGTGCCTTGAAAGTTTTTGAATAATTTAGGATACCCGTGAACAATAAAGATAACACCCAAAAGAACCCGCAATAAGAACGGGACAACAAACCAAAAATCAAATAGTTGGGGAAATACGCTTGGCATATACCTCTATATTATACATGTCTTTTGAGCCACGCAACAATACTCCCCTCAAGTTCGGGATACGCCCTGAACATATGAATGCCATGCTCTGTACCCGCAAATATATCTATCTTTTTTTCTTTACACGACACAGCTTCGTATAATTCTTGCGCCATAACAGACGCGGAAATGCCGTTCCTACGGATATCCTCTTTTGCTGCGATAAAATATACGCTCTGGTGTTCTCGTATGTGCCGCGCCGCAGGAAGCGTCTCAACGCCACTATAATTAAGGCCCGCCGACATAACGACTCCCCCGCGCACACCCCCAATCTCACCGAGTAGCTGAAGCGCAATATTACCTCCTATAGACGCGCCAATCACGAAAAGCGGATTACATCCTTCCTTCTGGAGAAATAAAAAACCTGCCCGCGCATCTTGAATGCTTTGCTTGGTTTCCTCTTCAGAAAATGACCGGTATCCGTCAGGCCCCTCGCTAGATTCTCCGTGTCCCCGAAAATCTATCGCAAGCACGCCGAATCCTTCCGCCTGGAGCTTCTTTGCAAACGCATCCCATGATTCTTTTGTTTCAGGAAGCATATGCAAAAGCAAAACGCCGGGACTTCCCGTTTCCCCCCAATACTGCGTGCCGGCAAGAGTAAAGCTGTCTTCTGTTTTTATCTGTATACTTTTTTGCATGGATATAGAAATAATGATACCATCATCGTAGCGTTTTTTAAAAAGGAGAAACGAATGGCAGAAGAAAAAGAGATGCCTATCGTAGCGTTTGATATGCCAAACGGAAATACTTATATCGGAGCATACGACAAATCAACTGGAGTGCTCCATAATTACATTATTGTACGAACAGTAACCACTCAAGAAGCAGAACATACGATTGAGGCAGAATACGCGCGCGAGTACAAACGATACACGGAAAAACAACCAAGGCTTGTTTCTAAGCAAAGAGACATACATACATCAATGGCAGTCAGCAAAACAGAACTATCATTATGAATAGACACAAAAGCCTCACTATGGGGCTTTTTATTTTTTTGGGCGGTAATATTTTTTTCCTTTTAGTTCTTTTGGGAGGTGCTCCTGATCTACTTTTGCATCTTTAAAATCGTGGGCATACGCATATCCTTTGCCATGCCCTAATTCCTTCATGAGATTCGTTGTGGCATTACGCAGATGCTTGGGCACCGGAAGTGCACCTTTCTCCTTTGTATCGCGCCAAGCCTCCATAAGCCCCGTGTACGATGCATTGTCCTTTTTTGCTAATGCCAAA containing:
- a CDS encoding oxidoreductase, with the protein product MPSVFPQLFDFWFVVPFLLRVLLGVIFIVHGYPKLFKNFQGTKDFFQSLGLRPAAAWVIFIGALEFFGGIFLIVGLFVQLIALLMAINMFFAIALVARKKGFANGWEFELTLLVISLALFIMGAGIFAIDVPF